Genomic DNA from Macadamia integrifolia cultivar HAES 741 chromosome 6, SCU_Mint_v3, whole genome shotgun sequence:
caatataaaggaagaaaaatcaaacaattaatggcaactgacttaaaatggaaactaatctaaaattggaaactaactaatttcaaagaaattgtttctaaaacaaaagaaaatcaaataaaaaaaaaattttttttcctaaatccatCGTGCATCTGCATCACCCACAGAGTGGAGAAGGGCCAATCGGTCTGGGGAAgagaaccacaaaccctaatcctaacATCTGAATAGAATAGTTCGTAGCTGCCAACACAAAGGAGCACAATTGGAGAAGAGGTAGCCATAGCGGAGGAGCGCTAGCCTTGCGAAGGCCACTACCAAGTGGGCAGCTGGCCTAACGGATGGGTCCCCAAGGAGAAAGCGCACTGGCCTTTCTGAGGGCAACGCCTGAGTGGCTTCCTACCAAGAGCGGCCCAGTGGGCTGGTGTTGAAGAGCCTACCGCCAATCGGAATAAGAAGTCTAAACCACAAACCGAAAGGTTGGCTGCCGACGGTCAGCAAGCCCAATGGGGTAGGCAGACAATGAGGGTGGAGGCCAACGAATGGAGCAGGCAGAAAGACCAAGTGAATCCGGCATCCAGAAGGGTAGCCACGAAAGGGTGACAATTAACGGGATAGCAGGCCTGGCGAGAGTGGCATCCAAAAGCCTGCAGGCATGATGAGCAGCAAAGCGTGAAGTAAAACCGCGGGAGCATACAAGCCAGTTGACAGACGAAACGAGCTTGATGGCAACCGGAAGGGCAGGCATCAGTAGGCCTGACGGGAAATGCGTTTAAAAGGGTAGCAGGCCTGGCAGGACGATGACTGGAAAGCAACTAGCCAAGAAGGGGCTAGCACCAAGTCATCTACTAGCCAAGTAGGGCAAGCAGCCAGAGGGAAAACGAGCCGAGCAGTTGTAGCTGCCTCAACACCGATCGAGATGGCTGACACTAGCAACAAcgagagaagaagggaaagggagcggaggaggaggaagaagggagagggagaaagaagaagaagacaagtaGGGAATTACCAATTTgggttttattgtgtttctattttgtgtTAGTTTAGGTCTTAGGGAATagttaggagattttattttatttaagtcttatatttttattaggatgttttaattttggtttattataattataaataggCATGTAACCCGATTAATTGGGTAGAGAATTGATGAATGAACTTGTTTGATTTGTTATGGTGCCGAATTGGTTCCTGGCAATGGTCAAGTGACCTTCACCTTCCTTCCCCCTTGTGtgctctctcctttctctcttctttgatccctcatcttttattctcttctctcttcccatACTCGGCTCCTAACGATACCTTGGGGTTTAGAAAATCAGTTTTAACTCACCTATATCCTTTCCTTTAGGCCTAAAACTTCGAGGACTTGTCTAAAAGGCAACTTAGCTTGTCCAGTTTGAAGCTAACCCAAGTCGTGGTTAGAGACATTTGAACCCATCTCCACTGCTGGCACTGTTCACTCCGCCCAGGAAAATTTCAAAGGTTTATATTGTACTGGATTGTTGGATGTTGGAGCCACAAAGGACTGCAATAGGTAGAGTATTGGAGTAGCTTCCCTTTCCTGATTGTGTGTTGAATGATGCAGTATTGACTGAGATCTTCCACTAGATTTGAGTCTCCCTATTGTTGGGTTTTCTTCTTGTCAAAGGTTGAAGTAGACTCCCTCAATGGGGCATTTTTTAACTTGAGTTATCTAATTGGATGTGCCCATAAGCGATCCAACTTGGGTTTTGAACCCCCCGGATTTGCATCAAGGGGTATCTAAGCCGAAGCCCTCTACTCCGATGGTGTTTGACCCTAAATTGATTGCCCTTATGGAGATGTGTTGGAAGTGATATAAGGATGAATTGATGGATATCCGATCGAAATTTTGGGAACTTTGATCAGATTCTCGAAAGCTTACCATTTCTATGATAAAGTGTGCAGCATTATAGAGGACAGGTTGGTGGTGGAAGAAAGTCGAAATTGAACTTGATGATCAAGATGAACTGAACGGTTTGATCAAGGTTTCTGTTGAAGAACTGATCGATGGTCCGATTTCAGTCATTAACCCCACAATCAGATTCCAATCGAAGGGTTGTCATTTTTTAATGACCATCAGGATGACGGTTGATCGTTAAATGTGCTGAATCTTTGCCCCATCAAAGCCGATGATCATAGATGCTGATTGAGTCGTGGTGATCCTCTCCTTTAAAACTCGTGTGGTCGAGGCTTTTTCCACATCGAGGGAGTTGATGCAAAATCATAGCTaaaccgggttgacccttctGGAAATCTCGACCAAGACGAAGCAGGTCTAAATTGGTGTTTTGGGTTCAGTAGATGTCTTAATTATTTAGGAAagattgaattatttattttggggaaTATATGTAGACAAGTAGGGAATTACCAATTCGGGTTTTATTGTGTTAGTTTAGGTCTTGGGGAATAATTAGGAGATTTTGTCTAATTTCAATCTTAGATTTTCATTAGgaagtttttaattttgatttattatgagtaggcatgtaacccaattcATTGGGAAAATAATTGATGAATGGTTGTGTGACCTTCACCTTCCTTCCCCCGTTGTgtgctctctcttttctctcttcttctatccCTTATCTCACCtctcttctattctcttctCTATTCCCATACCCTGCTTCTCACGATACCTTTGGGTTTGGAAAATCAGTTAGAATTCACCTGTATCCTTTCCTTTGGATCTGAAACTTTGGGAACTCGTCTAATACCTTAGGGGGACTCAGTCTGTCCAGTTTTAAGCTAACCCAAGTCGTGGTTAGAGACATCTGAACCTATCTCCACTGCTGGTACTGTTCATTCTGCCTAGGAAAATTTCGGAGGTTTATATTGTACTCGATTGTTGGATGTTGGAGCCACTAAGGACTGCAATTGTTAGAGTATTGGAGTAGCTTCCCTTGCCTGATTGTGTGTTGAATGATGCCATATTGACTGAGATCTTCCACCAAATTTGAATCTCATTGCTGCTATGTTTCAATAATTGAAGAAGACTCCCTCAATCCCACGTTCTTGGACTTGAGTTATCTAACACTTGGACGGGCCCATAAGCAATCCGACTTGGATTTTGAACCCCTGATTGCATCAATGTGGAGTTTGTCTTGGTTAACCAatctgtttaacaagattatgaacgCATGAAAAATGCTAGATGATTGAAGGAGAACATTTTAGTTCTGATCTACAAAAGTAAGGGTGATAACCAGAGTTGCAATAGTTGTAGAagtataaaactaatgagtcatagtacgaaattatgggagaaggttattaaAGCCCAATTGAGAAGAGAGATTCGTAtctcggagaaccaatttggtatTATGCCAGGTAGATCCATGACGGAAGCTATTTTCCTACTGAGGAGGCTTGTGGAAAGATATAGAGCCCGtaaaaaggatctccatatggtctttatttacctaGAAAAATCCTATGATAGAGTTCCTTTGAGGATTAATCCTACATGTTCTTCTGAAGTGAGGGGtgtcgagtaaatatgtggatataattaaaaatatgtaTGAGGGTGTGGTGATTAGTGTGAGATCTATGGGAGGTCAAGGCAAGGAATTCTCAGTTACAGTTGGGTTACATCAGGGATTAGCCTTAAGCCCTTACTTGTTTtttcttatcatggatgatgtAACCAAGAGCATTCAAGATGAAGTCCCGTGGTGTATCTTCACTGATGGTATCGTTTTGGTGgataagagaaaagaaggaattaAGATTAACtctaagttggagttatggagatcaacattagaaacaagaggttttaagattagtagatcgaaTATGGAATATATGaggtgtaactttagtcacccTATGACAAATAAcgatatggtgaaaattgaggagggGGAGATACCACaaaaagtgactattttagatttttggggtcaaccataaattaAGAAGTTGACATTTGGAGTCAAAAGATCCCGTTCCAAGATAAATTCATTAGGAACTCGAATTTATTTTGGATCTACTCCATTGTCTAGGAATTGGTTGATCGGTAAAGATACATATACTTGGTGACCCACCCAAGAAAGAGACCTATGTCCTAGTAACTCTGCCAAGTGGTGATTCAACGTAAGATTCTACATCTTTGAACTGAAACAATTTTGGAGCAACTTTGTGATAATGGAACCAACCAACAAAAAGAATTAAAGCTGCAAAGACCAATGTGTATGGGGCAGAATGCTGGGAAGTttagaagtgtcatatagagaagctatatgtagcaaagatgaggatgttaaaatGGAAGTGCAGAAAaattaggaaggataaagtaaggaatggtcgcattagagctgatttgggagttgccatgatcaatgacaagctctgagaaaatcgtttgaggtggtattgCCATGTCCAATGGAGGCCAAGGGATGCTGCAgtaaggagtgatttgattcagattgaaagatctaaaagagctaCGGGCAAACCCagaatgaccataggagaagtggttGACACgcatagtctaggtcttgtcccaattatgacctcggatagagccgattggagggcaaggatctatgtagccaaccccatttaactGAGATTTTCCTAACTTGCTGATGTCGggcttcttttctcttttactttcatttccccttttcttgttgtgttttttgtttctgctcggatccatatagccaaccccattaagttgggataaggctgagtttttttttgatgatgagtTTTAGGAATGGAGTGAGCAGATAAGGATAAAGCAATGCTATTGAATGGGAAATGGAAGGTGAGAGACAGGAACAAAATTTTCTATAAGATAAGGAGTCATGGATTTCTGGGTAGAAGAGTGGTTACCTTTGCGAAGAGCTGATGAAAGGTAAGTTCACCCTAGGTAAACAAACCCCAATAACACAATTCTCAATCAAGTACAGCtcaaataaaaccctaaagcaGGGCTGAAATATGAACTCAGAGAATAGGGCATTTAGAGGGCTCACATTTGAACAAAGCAGGTCCAATATTGAAGTAAAATAATCCTCCAGCGGTCCAACAGATCAGCAGAACCTCAGCAACAGCAGAAGTCAACCCAGGCTGGAATAGGGTTTCGGCCAGTGCCCAGCTAGGAGGAGAAGCCTGCGGCTCCTTCCTGGATGGGTCAGACTAGGCTGAAATCCTGGTCAAAGGTGCTCCTTGGGGTGGTTCTCAAATCCTCCATAGGGGTTTCGAATTTTGGGAGTTATCTCCAAATCGATTCGGCTTCAAAAACCCTGACAGGTCAAATTGATTCTGACTATGAGGCTGGTTCTTCGATCTGATCTTCTGGCTGCTTCTGATCTTCACACAAGCTTGACATcaacactcactctctctcacaGCAATCAACAAAGAgaatttaagaagaagaagagaaaagaaagatgaagaaggatAGCTGTGGGAGGGATAATAGAttatctcagcctgggcctctcacccacagctatctcagctatTGTTTATCATTTCTCAGGAGATTGGAGCAAGCATTGGCCGCAAATTTCTTCATTCGTTCATCCTCTAAATTGGTACAACAGCCTCTTTTAACTAGAAagtagaaacttacaaaatggAAGCTAGTTCCCAAacaggaaactaaaataaaatagaaactaacataGTTTACAACTAATCTCTAACTTGAAGCCTAAGAAATCATAGAAGGCAATTACTAGGGACATTCTAGAAGAAAACTCAACTTGTGCAATGCATCTTTGACCAGCCAAACATGAGGCACAAAATCACAGCTGTAAGAAGAGATCGCAGGCAGCAAAGGTCTTCTGGACAGATGTATTTGGCTGACTCGATTGGCAATTTGAAGGGTCTTCTAGAAGCTCAAAACTGGAAAGTAAATATGCACTAACAAGGGGGTATCCTATGCTGGCCAATGGGCTGCTGATGTAGCCAGCATAGGGTCCAAAAGTTGGACCAGCTAGGCTCGATCAGCCCAAGGCTGGCTGGGTCTTTTTTCTCCTTCGATAGTGAAGGCCAgcatgtggatctacatcaagaGTAACTGGTAAGTCATCAAAAGACGAGGTGGGAGCAGGAGCTTCAGCAGTAGATGATGTACTCCTTAATTAGATGGAAGATCTCCGATCAGTCTCAAAAGGGGAAACAATTTGTGCATACCTGAGTGGCtgataaaaaccctaaaactcagATAAGGTTGATGGCCAGGTTGAAATGACCAGAAGGAATCGATTCagtcaacaaaaagaaaaaaactcatGAAACCAGGTACCGCCAGTAAAAATTTGGATAACTTGATGTAGATAGATTAACTCCATGAACGATCTTCAGCAGGGAGTATTCTTCATGTAGATAGCATCACTGAAGAGTTTTCCATTGACAGACTTGGTCTTCATTGTAGAAAGCTGCAGCGAAGGGTGGCTGCACACCACAGGAGAGAGATCTAAGTAGAACCTCTCAAAACAGTATTGTTGGAGATTCTATGAACTGATTAAGCCCGCTCTAATACCATCAAAACAATATTAGAAAAGGTGAACCAGTACTAACAAACtagaaaggaggaggaggattgaggaagaagagaagagactgcCAAAGAATAGCAGTCGCTACCGCAGTAGTCCCCTTCCCGACATTATATAATATTCATGAATTACAATACCGCAAGCATACCACCCTCCAGTCCTAGTGGTAGTAGAAGTCTCACAAGATTACTTCATAATGGTAAAATGAAATTGGAATAGAACTAATTGCTACAGGAACAGACAACAATGCCCCTATGGTATCATAAACACAACATAACAGTAGCATGAGTCTAATATGTAAATTTTTCATATGAATAGCATCTGACTAAGATGATTTAAAGAGGAAATAGATGCAATGTGTATCTGACATCAATATCCTTGGTTTCTCCCTTTTTGTTCTCGCTTCAGTGCATCCATTTAAGTCTCTGGTGCAATCACTTTGTGTTATTGCTGTTTAGTTGATAGATTCATGAGTTGTGTATTTTGTTCATTCTAGTGCACGTAGTTTCTCTTGAACTTCAAACTGCACTTTGTGAAATTTGTCTATTTAATGCCGATGAACATGCACCTATGATTGGGTGAAAAAGAACCTACGATCTTCTGCTCACAGTTGACTGATTACCAGGAGAAAACATTGTATAAGCAGCTAATATTTCTGTTTATCTTACTGAAATATTCTCTTAGATACGGAGTCAATGACATGGACACAAGTGCAAAGAAGATTTATAGAGCTGCCTCTGGAACACCAGAGGGCCATGCCATTATATTTCTTGCACACAATGGACCTACAGGTGTGTCAGACTCTAAATTTTACTGCTACTTTCACTATTTGTTCCTTGACAAGTGATATTTTCCTCCAAGAACTCCTACCTTCATGTTGTGTGCAGGTCTAGGATCCAAGATAAATGACATTTGTGGAAGAGACTGGGTATTTGAAGGTGGCGACCACGGGGATCCTGGTAAAGATTTTTTGTCATGCAATTCATGCTTATCCATGTGTTTTTATCATGCTCCTTGATGTTTAGAATATATATGCTCCTCAATATTTAGAACATAATCTTGTGGTACAGATCTGGCACAAGCGTTATCTGAGTTGAAAGAAACTACCCAATTCTCTATTCCGTTGGTTGTGTTCGGCCATATGCATAAAGAGTTGGCATATCAAAATGGTCTTAGAAAGATGATTGTGGTTGGGGCTGACAACCCTATTTACCTTAATGGAGCTATTGTACCAAGGGTGAAAAGATTGATTGGTGAACAAGGACATAGTAGCAACTCCATGacagatgatgagatgtctcttcCTGAACCTGATTCTGAAGGAACAGTGCGGGCTTTCACTTTAGTTGATATTTTGGATGGGAAGTTGGAGAAGATAGCTGAGACTTGGGTTTCGGTGATTGGAGATAAGACGGCTGTAGAAGAGGAGCATGTACTTTTTAATCGTGGTGCTTAGGCTCCTGAATCCAATTTCCAGTCTCAACATACCGTATACTTGGTTTCGTAGTTGTCAAGTCTCTTGTAAATTACTGTAATTATGATATTGAAGAAATATTCACACTGATATGTCAAACTGATCTGTAAAATAATGTTTCAATCCCTTTATGGGTATGTTTTATCTGGTAAAATAAACGTATTGTGGCAAACTAATTATCTTTGAAATATGATGCTATGTTTTACATGAATGTTCACACCATCACAATTCAACATAACAGAGGGAAGCAGGTGAGAACAGATCTGTTCTCAATTGGAAATGGAAACAGAGCTTCATGGGAAAGTTTTGGTTATTGTGGAAGCTATAATATGGTTGCAGTATGCTGAATGCACTATTTTGGAGTCTTTTAACTATTGACACTTACAGTGGTCttgaaatttcttctttcctcttcttgcaAAGTGAAACTTTAAGGGCATTGGAATTtgataattttcattttccacTGCAGAGTAGCATTTAATATTTGTATGCTTTAGCATCTATTCTTAGAATGGCTAAGAGAGTTTTATGAAAGCATAGAACATCTGTCCAACATTACCATGACAAGAGACAGCTGCTGTAAAAAGAGGGTTCCATTATAATAGTTATCTCATCTGAAATTCTTTCACATTGCTTCACAGAGAACTCTCATAATATTCATTTAAACAGTTTCCACTCAGTTTTCAACAGCCTGAAAATTTGATATGTACATTCCACTGTGATCAAAGTTATTTGTTTCCCATGTCTATTTATCTATATGGGTCATCTTTTCACATACCTAATAAATTCCCTTTGATATACCTCTCGGGCGGTGGGATCCCATATGGGAAGAGACGTTGAGGAGCTGATCCAGATATAAATCCAGTGGATAGATCGGCGGCATCCAACTGAAAGTTGTCATTCCTTGGATTATTTAACTCACCTGGATTAACTAATACTTAATGAACAGTTGCAGGTTGCCTTTCTTAGTAATTAGCAATGCAACTAAATCTATAAATATATATCTTACTTTTGGCTTTAATTATCTAAAGAAAGTAACAGATTCTATCATCTTAAGCACCAACTTCCAAGCATTTTTAAGGGCTTTTGAGCCGGTCTTTCCTTTGGAAGACTCTTAGATTGAAATAGTTGTTAAAATTACAGCTTTGCTCCACTGCTTTTGGTGGGATTTGGGGTTGGGTGTTGCTTCAGGcacaaacaaaataataaagtgattattttaCGTAGGCCACATATACTACTAACTTTAAAGTTATTTTGACTAAATATCCATAAGATCATGCATTTTTCTCTTAATTAAATGGCTTGTCTAACTATTGTAACAGATGAATCTAATCATCTCATCATTCATCATATTCTCTTTGTcatctaaaagaaaagaaaaagaattgaatCCCCCAATCATGGTTCTTGCTCTACCCTTCCATTTGACTTCATTTAGCGTAGTATCTATTGTTGTTTACTCAATCTGGGTGACCcaagaaagtgaagaaaggaaaaatgttttctatagGAAAGTGTAGGGGCTGCGCCTGAACAcatttggggttggggttggggttggggttggggttgggggaggggggggggggggggggggggggagggaattgTCAGCTTGACCCTTTGAAATGGAATAATGACCTCTTGCCTGACGCTACTGCATGCTCTCTCATTGGGGCTACTGCATGCTCTCTCATTGGCTTCCAATCACGCATAGGGGCCACACTTCCCTGTGAAGAAAATACACAATTTAAGAGATTGGATTCTGCACTAGAATTGGTTACCGCTGATTCAGATCTGACTTGTATCCTAATTGGCTTGAATCAGGTCCGATTAGAATCCAAAGATTGGCCGATTGGATCCCAATTCCTTTAGCTATATACTCATAATATGATACCATGCATCTTGAGTTATTCTGTTGATTGTCTTCGTATCAATCTTCAATGTCAATGCACGAAGAACTAATTCCAAGAATCATAATTGAATAATCTTTAAAATAAGGgccatcttttcttttcctatcctttctcctcctctttctcctcctctacCTGGATAAAAGTCCTTTCTACCTGTTGGCTTTCCAGTAAGCGTATCTTGTCCTTGAGTAGAGAGTGGATCTAGATAGACATGACCTTTTGTGAATCTAATATTTGTGACAGTGTTGGAAATCTTCTCTTTTgtcaaccacatttggatggagtgtAATCTCAATAGATGGACTCTCAATTCCCGCTCTTTTGATATAATTTGAAAGTCTATCTACTCACCCACCCGTGGGTTTGCCCAAATGATTAAggcgaactggggattgtgtgtATTAGGCACACGGtttcaggttcgattccccatttgTGCATTtgtgatttaagtggaaatCATAgtggtgggttgctgtgctagtctccccgaggattagtcgaggtgtgcaTAAGCTGGCCTCGATactttggttgaaaaaaaaaaaaaaaaaattccatctaCTTCGGAGTTAGCTCAAAGCTTGGTTACATTCATCATAGATTAGTTCGTGATTCCCTAGGGAATAGatttatccccccccccccttttcatTTGAGCCCCCAGCTTTGTAGGGGCCATCCCCTTTCCTTTTAGCTGTTTGCgcccccctctccctcttctcccccTCATTTTCCTGGTGtatctttcttccttttgtaatgaatttattatttcatcaaaaaaaaaataaaaaataaaaaaccatgcCATCGGAGTGGAAATCCTTTTTCATGCTTTCTCAGGTCATAACCATGTGAAATCCGCACTAATACTTTCTCTTCACTCCTTGACTATGTGGTCCCTAATAATGAAATTGTTTTCCACTTAATGTGACATCAGATTCTTCTCACACTAGGCTGAGGGAGGAGGATTCCCTAAAAGGCAAAGTTGTAGGGTGCAAAGGGCTAATAGAAATACATtcagaagcatcaataggggcaAGATTTCCACTTTTCATGAATGGTGAATTGGTCATTCCACCCCTTTGTCTGGTGGCATTGGAGCCTTACTTTTAAAAGATGAATTGGTCCttatttttatcagaaaaaGAACTCTGAAAGGCAGCGTGTCCCTGTGCCTAAAAACATGGGAGGTGAAAATGACTGTCTTGCCCCCATtaaaaggtgaaaatcctacaAATGTTAATGCTTCGATGTGCGCTCCCCCGGC
This window encodes:
- the LOC122082030 gene encoding uncharacterized protein LOC122082030, whose product is MLRTWFRMNVSTPCCLFDSPLCGSSSSCSPISSSSSSSSSSCPSKHFKRLPMATSVRVAVVGDVHDDWHLQEDEKALQFLKPDLVLFTGDFGNENVELVRSVVELKIAKAVILGNHDAWNTQQFSEKRKDHVQLQLECLSGEHVGYRRLDFPTLKLSVVGGRPFSCGGDRLFRKKLLSARYGVNDMDTSAKKIYRAASGTPEGHAIIFLAHNGPTGLGSKINDICGRDWVFEGGDHGDPDLAQALSELKETTQFSIPLVVFGHMHKELAYQNGLRKMIVVGADNPIYLNGAIVPRVKRLIGEQGHSSNSMTDDEMSLPEPDSEGTVRAFTLVDILDGKLEKIAETWVSVIGDKTAVEEEHVLFNRGA